CCACGCCGATTTCCTGCAGCGATTTGCGGTACCTCACAAGTCTCATGAACCACGCCCCGAAAAGACGGTTCAGAACCAGGGTCACCCCGGAAATGACCAGAGCAGAAACGGTCACCTTCAAGATGACGAAGGTCCAGAATTGCGAGGAGAGGAACGAAACGGCCACAATCGCCAACAGGAGGAGTACGAGCGCGGCCAGTTTCAGGTTCGGCACGAGGCTCCACACCTTCAACGCCATCTTCGCCCCGACCTGAAGTTGCCGCAGGACCAGCTTGTCAGGTGTCGTCCCCGACAGCGCCCCGTCGACTGCCAGGAAGTCCCACTCGCCCCTCATGTCGGTACCGGAGCAGAGATCGGTGGTGCACCCCTGCAGATACCGCTCCGTCATCCGGTACCCGCTCAGCATGAGACAGTAGGCTTCCGTGTCGGAAAAGGAATCGAGGTCGGTGCGGATGTTGGCAAGGGCCTGCTGGCACTTCTTGTTCACGCCGTAGGAGGTAACTGCCGCTGGTTTCTCCGTTTCCAGGTGGTCTTCGCAGCCGATCCATTCCACCGGAACGACATCGAGCTCCTTTTTCAGGTGGATAAAGAGGAGTCCCTTTAAAAGGGATGAACGCTTCCGCGCATCGAGGTCATCATACTGCGCGCTCCTCACCCTGGACTGCAGGATGCTGTTCGCACGCAGCGGAACGGCGAGAAAACCGGTGCCGGGATGGTCGTCCGCCCCCATCTGCCCGCTCGCGTCGCTGACCAAAAGCACCGAGCACCCCTGTTCCAGCAACCCCGCCGCCCCCTGGTTGTCGTGCACTCCGCCATCGACCAGCCGGACCACTTTTTCAGGGTAAAGATGCGGCAGGGAGATAGGCTCAAAGAGTCCGGGAACGCACGACGAAGCGGCCACCGCCTCCCCCAGACGGATCTTCTTCATCTCTGGAGGCGCATCCCTGTAATACATCCTGCGCAGGCGGTAGTTTGAGTCGATCTCGCTGTCGATCCCCGCCGGCGGCTTCCCCATCCAGGTGGCTGTGAATTGCCAGTTGTGGCCGGTGTTGAGCGTGGTGGCGTTGAGGATCAGTATCGGCACCTTGTTCACCCTGCGCCAGTTCTGCTCCTTTGGGGAGAAGCCTCGCCGTTCCCCCTTCGGCGCCACCATCATGTCTCCCAGATACCTCTCCTTGTCACCCTTGCCGTCCGGCACGCGGGAATAAATCTTTTTCTCGTACAGTTCCCCCACCCGCAGCGTGCGCGAGTAGTGAGGGCTGGCGAGCATTCTGAAGTTGATCCAGAGATTTGCTGCGACGCGGGTGCGGATGTTTGTCTGGACTCCCGCGAGAAACTCCTTCTCCAGGCGCTTCACGATCTCGATATAGTCTTCCCGGGTGATGGCGCTGTCTTCCTTCCTTTCCAAAAGGTGCTGCAACTCGAGATAGTAGCTCGCTCCGATGATGGAGCCACCGGACACGCACGACATTACCTCGACCCGTCTGAGGACATCGAGCTCGGCGAGCCTCGCCAGGACCCCTATATGGAAAAGGGAGGCCCGGAATCCCCCGCCGGAGAGGGCAAGCCCGACCTTCCCGGTAAAGGCCGACGCGGCAGCCGCCTCCGCGCCTGCAAACTCTACTATCACCTCCCGCGCCTTCTCGTACGCGTCCGGTTTCTTCCTCTGCACCGTCAGGAGTGCGGCGAGCTGCCGCGTTGTCGATTCAACCTCCCAAGACGGCGTCCCCGGCAGGGCCTTCGCCTTTTTCAGCCATTGCAGCGCCTTGTCATACTCCCCCAGCCCGAAGTACGCCTCTCCCACCGTAACCAGAAACCACCAATCCGAAAGCAACCCAGGCTCCACCGCCGGCAGGGGCTCCAGCCCCGCGATGATTGCCTTTCGGATCTGCTGAGCCAACTCTATTCGCCCGGCGGCAGCCGACTTCGGTCCGTTCACCGCCTCGGCCTCGGCAATCTCCTGCGATGCCAGAAGATCTTCTATGAATGCCGCATTGATGGCGGTATATCCGTAGTCCCCGTCATTTTCCGCCAGCCGTCTACCGGCCTCCTTCGGCGTTCGCCCCCACCCCCTTTCGAGAGAGATTTGGTACCCGCGAAAGTAGTAGGCAAGGGAGCGCTCCAGGTGCTGCTTGTGGTTGTCGTATTCCCACTTGCGCTTGTATATCGCTCCCGCCAGCCCGAGCGTTTCCCGGTTCGTCGTGGTCTCGAGGGGATCGCCCTGCTCCAGTATCTCCAGTGCATCATCGTTGCGGGTGTCGGTGGGGAGATCCTGATCCTTGTAGGTGCACAAGGCGAGTGTCTGGTGGAACTTCACCGAGATCGCCGCCGGTATCGGTTGGACGACCCCTTCGGTGATCCCCGGAGCGGGAGAGAGTGCACGCCGCAAAACCCTGCGGCCGTACCCGAAGGCGCACTCCTTCTTCAGCTTCAGAGCCAGGGCCAGTGCCTTCTCGGGAGGAGTATCGCCGCCGCCCAAAAAAGAGTGGGCCTCTTTTACCGCATGGCTATACAGATTATCTTTCTCCTGGCTCATGCGCACCCCCATTCACGTGATGCCCGCACAGGGCCGTCCAACAAAAAACCGGGAGCAGCATTATATGGCTGCTCCCGGACTCGCGGCGCCGAGCGCGCCTAGCGAAATGC
The DNA window shown above is from Geomonas sp. RF6 and carries:
- a CDS encoding patatin-like phospholipase family protein, with the protein product MSQEKDNLYSHAVKEAHSFLGGGDTPPEKALALALKLKKECAFGYGRRVLRRALSPAPGITEGVVQPIPAAISVKFHQTLALCTYKDQDLPTDTRNDDALEILEQGDPLETTTNRETLGLAGAIYKRKWEYDNHKQHLERSLAYYFRGYQISLERGWGRTPKEAGRRLAENDGDYGYTAINAAFIEDLLASQEIAEAEAVNGPKSAAAGRIELAQQIRKAIIAGLEPLPAVEPGLLSDWWFLVTVGEAYFGLGEYDKALQWLKKAKALPGTPSWEVESTTRQLAALLTVQRKKPDAYEKAREVIVEFAGAEAAAASAFTGKVGLALSGGGFRASLFHIGVLARLAELDVLRRVEVMSCVSGGSIIGASYYLELQHLLERKEDSAITREDYIEIVKRLEKEFLAGVQTNIRTRVAANLWINFRMLASPHYSRTLRVGELYEKKIYSRVPDGKGDKERYLGDMMVAPKGERRGFSPKEQNWRRVNKVPILILNATTLNTGHNWQFTATWMGKPPAGIDSEIDSNYRLRRMYYRDAPPEMKKIRLGEAVAASSCVPGLFEPISLPHLYPEKVVRLVDGGVHDNQGAAGLLEQGCSVLLVSDASGQMGADDHPGTGFLAVPLRANSILQSRVRSAQYDDLDARKRSSLLKGLLFIHLKKELDVVPVEWIGCEDHLETEKPAAVTSYGVNKKCQQALANIRTDLDSFSDTEAYCLMLSGYRMTERYLQGCTTDLCSGTDMRGEWDFLAVDGALSGTTPDKLVLRQLQVGAKMALKVWSLVPNLKLAALVLLLLAIVAVSFLSSQFWTFVILKVTVSALVISGVTLVLNRLFGAWFMRLVRYRKSLQEIGVAVAMLSVGWLLASLHLLIFDKWFLRQGKVPPLPSRGTLWRN